The proteins below are encoded in one region of Lactuca sativa cultivar Salinas chromosome 3, Lsat_Salinas_v11, whole genome shotgun sequence:
- the LOC111888318 gene encoding uncharacterized protein LOC111888318 — protein MNQALFGARSFMVYTILKENHGSISRKITLSGVWKNISKVVNDLAGMNINVDDIFQQHVFLENKTLLWKDKWIAHNTLNELFPNLYALESRKTYFISERREGKEHDKFRRKLNPDGEYTVNALQRLVDSKNTNIGGEPFIWLQIVPKKVSNFVWRVKQGKILVAAELSKRGVQTDSRICKLCNTGEESTDHLLTSCTFASEVIKRTLNWCEIRQVQFTKVKELLDFGARWGNCPKKCKRLLAILYGLIWRIWKARNNIIFNNMVQSPTSLVDDVIALVFSWHKFRGSCYLCKWFEWCCSPFLCCNL, from the exons ATGAACCAAGCTCTCTTTGGAGCTCGTTCATTTATGGTATACACAATCTTGAAAGAAAACCATGGTAGTATTTCTCGAAAAATAACCTTATCGGGTGTGTGGAAAAACATCTCCAAAGTTGTTAACGATCTTGCTGGGATGAATATTAATGTTGATGATATCTTCCAACAACATGTATTCTTGGAGAACAAAACGTTGCTATGGAAAGACAAGTGGATTGCCCACAACACACTTAATGAACTGTTTCCAAACTTATACGCTTTAGAATCCCGGAAAACTTATTTCATTTCTGAAAGGAGAGAGGGCAAG GAACATGATAAATTCCGACGCAAGCTCAATCCAGACGGTGAGTACACAGTGAATGCCCTACAGAGACTTGTTGATTCAAAAAACACGAACATAGGAGGCGAGCCTTTTATATGGCTACAAATTGTCCCGAAAAAAGTATCCAACTTTGTATGGAGGGTGAAGCAAGGGAAGATTTTGGTAGCAGCTGAACTGTCAAAGCGAGGTGTTCAAACTGACTCACGTATCTGTAAACTTTGTAATACAGGTGAAGAATCGACAGATCATCTGCTTACAAGTTGCACTTTTGCTTCAGAAGTCATTAAAAGAACTCTCAACTGGTGCGAAATTCGTCAGGTGCAATTTACAAAGGTGAAGGAATTGCTTGATTTTGGTGCCCGATGGGGAAATTGCCCCAAAAAATGCAAACGACTATTAGCCATTCTATATGGGCTTATCTGGCGAATTTGGAAGGCTAggaataacataatcttcaataacATGGTTCAATCCCCTACATCGTTAGTTGATGATGTCATCGCATTGGTTTTCTCTTGGCATAAATTTCGGGGGTCATGTTACTTATGTAAATGGTTTGAGTGGTGTTGCTCTCCTTTCTTATGTTGTAACTTGTAA